In Propionimicrobium sp. PCR01-08-3, one DNA window encodes the following:
- a CDS encoding MFS transporter — MSNDPSQPDDQQPGEDDSVIRVPGTDRVFTRGKMLVVLLSILAMSMMAISAINVALPSIESSLGASNADVQWMLSGYALAFGMVLVAAGRTGDVLGRSSVFLSGVAVFTLASLVCALISDPFWLNAMRVVQGIGAGLSTPQVNGMIVQYFHGHKRAWAFSLFGLVVSASVAVAPLLTGLLIDALGPGTGWRASFLWNVPIGILTIILGFRWLPFGPERERRIAKQQGGFVRSRLDLDPVGMIVLSLTVLAVMLPFMLHRPAGFLLLIAAPVLGWAWIRWERSYEVAGHQPMVNLRLFGIRSFTHATAISFLQFLGATSTFVIIAMHLQSGLGAAALLAGSVGLPNAAASAISSLWAGRHVIEKGRAIVIGAFCCSVTGLLATIVMAQFIDGPDPELHFMWLSIPLVLYGIGVGAINTCNQALSQEDIPANIGGTAGAVKQVGERVGTAVGNAMITAVFFWVQPLSGWTAGFTAALGVIIVLQIIALVSAIFDRRVLGDGRHFHGTA; from the coding sequence ATGAGTAATGATCCCAGCCAGCCGGACGATCAACAGCCCGGCGAAGACGATTCCGTCATCCGGGTGCCGGGCACCGACCGGGTCTTCACCCGCGGCAAGATGCTCGTCGTGCTGCTGTCCATCCTCGCGATGAGCATGATGGCGATCAGCGCCATCAACGTGGCGCTGCCCAGCATCGAATCGAGCCTGGGCGCCTCCAATGCCGATGTGCAGTGGATGCTGTCGGGGTACGCGCTGGCCTTCGGCATGGTGCTGGTGGCCGCCGGACGCACCGGCGATGTGCTGGGACGAAGTTCCGTCTTCCTTTCCGGAGTCGCGGTCTTCACCCTCGCCTCGCTGGTCTGCGCGCTGATCAGCGACCCGTTCTGGCTCAACGCGATGCGCGTCGTGCAGGGCATCGGCGCGGGATTGTCGACCCCGCAGGTCAACGGCATGATCGTGCAGTACTTCCACGGCCACAAACGGGCCTGGGCGTTCTCGCTGTTCGGCCTGGTGGTCTCGGCTTCGGTCGCCGTCGCCCCACTGCTGACCGGGCTGCTGATCGATGCGCTCGGCCCCGGCACCGGCTGGCGGGCGTCCTTCCTCTGGAATGTGCCGATCGGCATCCTGACGATCATTCTCGGCTTCCGCTGGCTACCGTTCGGCCCCGAACGCGAACGCCGGATCGCCAAACAGCAGGGCGGCTTCGTCCGCAGCCGGTTGGATCTCGACCCGGTCGGCATGATCGTGCTGTCACTGACCGTGCTGGCGGTGATGCTGCCGTTCATGTTGCACCGTCCGGCCGGCTTCCTGCTGCTGATCGCGGCACCTGTTCTGGGTTGGGCGTGGATCAGGTGGGAGCGCAGCTATGAGGTCGCCGGGCATCAGCCCATGGTGAATCTGAGGCTGTTCGGCATCCGTTCGTTCACCCACGCCACCGCCATCTCCTTCCTGCAGTTCCTCGGCGCCACCTCGACCTTCGTCATCATCGCGATGCACCTGCAATCAGGCCTGGGGGCTGCCGCCCTGCTCGCGGGCAGTGTGGGCCTGCCCAACGCGGCCGCGTCCGCCATCTCGTCATTGTGGGCGGGACGCCACGTCATCGAGAAGGGCCGGGCCATCGTGATCGGCGCCTTCTGCTGCTCGGTCACCGGTCTGCTCGCCACCATCGTGATGGCCCAGTTCATCGACGGGCCCGACCCCGAGCTGCATTTCATGTGGCTGTCGATACCGCTGGTGCTGTACGGCATCGGCGTGGGCGCCATCAACACCTGCAACCAGGCACTCAGCCAGGAAGACATTCCGGCCAACATCGGCGGTACGGCCGGAGCGGTCAAGCAGGTCGGTGAACGCGTCGGCACGGCTGTCGGCAACGCCATGATCACCGCGGTCTTCTTCTGGGTGCAACCCTTGAGCGGCTGGACGGCAGGATTCACAGCGGCTCTCGGAGTCATCATTGTGCTCCAGATCATTGCGCTTGTCAGCGCCATCTTCGACCGGCGGGTGCTCGGCGACGGCCGGCACTTTCACGGCACCGCCTAA